One Desulfovermiculus halophilus DSM 18834 DNA window includes the following coding sequences:
- the mntA gene encoding type VII toxin-antitoxin system MntA family adenylyltransferase antitoxin → MNRVEDKDIQLYEFLQENYSDIVLAYLFGSRVAGHISPQSDYDFAILLDRDADKAVVRSSLASDLAGLLHSSRIDVVILNNAPIDLSFAVISQGQILYEQSVEARVDFEAKVMGMYFDYLPFLKRSRDDILREDPYAARVLRYRKAFGRTQRTLGQIRTAESQKTD, encoded by the coding sequence ATGAATAGAGTGGAAGATAAAGACATTCAGCTTTACGAGTTCCTCCAGGAAAATTATTCGGACATAGTCCTGGCCTATCTCTTTGGCTCACGGGTCGCGGGCCACATCAGTCCGCAGAGCGATTACGATTTTGCAATTCTTCTGGACCGGGATGCAGACAAGGCAGTGGTGCGCTCATCTCTGGCTTCAGATCTGGCCGGGCTGCTGCACTCGTCCCGGATCGATGTGGTGATCCTAAACAACGCCCCGATTGATTTGTCTTTTGCAGTCATTTCTCAGGGTCAGATCCTGTATGAGCAAAGCGTGGAAGCCAGAGTGGATTTTGAGGCCAAGGTCATGGGAATGTATTTCGACTATTTACCTTTTTTGAAGAGGAGCAGGGATGACATCCTCAGGGAGGACCCCTATGCAGCAAGGGTTTTGCGGTATCGAAAAGCGTTTGGACGAACTCAGAGAACGCTTGGCCAGATTAGAACCGCTGAGTCACAAAAAACGGACTGA
- the hepT gene encoding type VII toxin-antitoxin system HepT family RNase toxin, with the protein MQQGFCGIEKRLDELRERLARLEPLSHKKRTDFDNDPYLRDIVERNLEVGAQCCIDICHRVIALEKAQKPADAHDAILRMGELGIVDSGFAKCLAPIAGFRNILVHEYLGLNWDEIYSNLQRLEDLERFAEAVSVWIRESE; encoded by the coding sequence ATGCAGCAAGGGTTTTGCGGTATCGAAAAGCGTTTGGACGAACTCAGAGAACGCTTGGCCAGATTAGAACCGCTGAGTCACAAAAAACGGACTGATTTTGATAACGACCCTTATCTGCGGGATATTGTGGAACGTAATCTGGAAGTGGGTGCTCAGTGCTGCATAGATATCTGCCACCGAGTCATAGCTCTAGAAAAAGCCCAAAAGCCTGCTGACGCCCATGATGCCATACTTCGCATGGGGGAGTTGGGTATCGTGGACTCAGGGTTTGCCAAATGTCTGGCCCCGATTGCCGGATTTCGAAACATTCTGGTCCATGAATATTTGGGCTTGAACTGGGATGAGATATACTCCAATCTTCAGCGTTTGGAGGATCTTGAGCGCTTTGCAGAGGCTGTATCTGTTTGGATCAGGGAAAGCGAATAA
- a CDS encoding ATP-dependent helicase: protein MQLDLENNLNPAQLEAVTHAQGPLLVIAGAGSGKTRTVVYRLAHLVGQGEPPESILLLTFTRKAAQEMLNRASHLLGQGLHGVSGGTFHSYAYSMLRRYGQALGLRPDLTILDRGDAEDILAQVREAEGIAKGDRSFPKKGTVMSLISKSRNKELDLEHIISKDSSHFLPYVQDLRTILQGYEQFKLDYGLVDYDDLLFLFERLLKERTDLRDFLAQRSSHIMVDEYQDTNLVQGRLVKLLAGEEGNVMAVGDDAQSIYSFRGATVSNILEFSTSFPRTKVVKLEQNYRSTQPILSLSNQILAGAKEKYEKRLFSRHEEGGLPQLLRPLSDQSQAAVVMNTIMDLSRRYDLGDIAVLFRAGFQSYPLELALAKSGLDFQKFGGMRFTEAAHIKDVVAHLRLGANPTDLPAWQRAMSLVSGVGPKTCRRLYDYLVDQNFQALNKACGSKPGLQEALDMVNWLREHRSDPPQDIVDKIREYYGPKLKERFPDDYPKRENGLEQLSQIASGYSDLELFLSDLSLENPEQLGRRQVKENVLTLSTVHSAKGLEWSAVIVLDLVEDRFPSKHALMDMEGMEEERRLFYVACTRAKEYLGLSMPESLFNRFQGRSEPARPSPFVQEFTAGSYEELRENYTGGMIPPGDKKQRQEQTQPQESGEPQPVSGHCRHKVFGQGKVLSFIPPNKYKVNFPGFGLKVIIGDYLQFEEAG, encoded by the coding sequence ATGCAGCTCGATCTTGAAAACAATCTCAATCCGGCCCAGCTGGAGGCCGTGACTCATGCTCAGGGGCCGCTTCTGGTCATTGCCGGAGCGGGCAGCGGCAAGACCCGGACCGTGGTCTACCGTCTGGCCCATCTGGTGGGACAGGGCGAGCCTCCGGAATCAATCCTCCTGCTCACCTTCACCCGTAAGGCGGCCCAGGAGATGCTCAACCGGGCCAGCCACCTCCTGGGTCAGGGACTGCACGGGGTAAGCGGCGGGACCTTCCATTCTTATGCCTACTCCATGCTCCGCCGCTACGGTCAAGCCCTGGGGCTGCGCCCGGATCTGACCATTCTGGACCGGGGGGACGCCGAGGACATCCTGGCCCAGGTCAGGGAGGCGGAGGGCATCGCCAAGGGTGACCGTTCCTTTCCCAAGAAGGGAACGGTCATGTCCCTGATCAGCAAGAGCCGGAACAAGGAGCTGGATCTGGAGCACATCATCAGCAAGGACTCCAGCCATTTTTTGCCTTATGTCCAGGACTTGCGGACCATTTTACAGGGCTATGAGCAGTTCAAGCTGGACTACGGCCTTGTGGACTATGACGACCTCCTGTTTTTGTTCGAGCGTCTGCTCAAGGAGCGGACTGACCTGAGGGACTTTTTGGCCCAGCGCTCGAGCCATATCATGGTCGACGAGTATCAGGACACCAACCTGGTCCAGGGCCGGCTGGTCAAGCTTCTGGCCGGGGAGGAGGGAAACGTCATGGCCGTGGGGGATGACGCCCAGTCCATCTACTCTTTCCGCGGGGCCACGGTGAGCAATATCCTGGAGTTTTCCACCAGCTTCCCCCGAACCAAGGTGGTCAAGCTGGAGCAGAACTACCGCTCCACCCAGCCCATTCTTTCCCTGAGCAACCAGATCCTGGCCGGGGCCAAGGAGAAGTACGAAAAGCGCCTCTTCTCCCGGCACGAGGAAGGGGGGTTGCCCCAGCTCCTGCGGCCTTTGAGCGACCAGTCTCAGGCCGCGGTGGTCATGAACACCATCATGGATCTCAGTCGACGCTACGATCTGGGGGATATCGCGGTTCTGTTCCGGGCCGGGTTCCAGTCCTATCCCCTGGAGCTGGCCCTGGCCAAGAGCGGGTTGGACTTTCAGAAGTTCGGGGGCATGCGCTTTACCGAGGCCGCGCACATCAAGGACGTGGTGGCCCATCTGCGCCTGGGGGCCAATCCCACCGACCTGCCGGCCTGGCAGCGGGCCATGAGCCTGGTCTCCGGAGTGGGTCCCAAGACCTGCCGGCGGCTCTACGATTACCTGGTGGATCAGAACTTTCAGGCTTTGAACAAGGCATGCGGCTCCAAGCCCGGGCTGCAGGAAGCCCTGGACATGGTCAACTGGCTGCGCGAGCACCGCTCGGACCCGCCCCAGGACATTGTGGACAAGATCCGCGAGTACTACGGTCCCAAGCTCAAGGAGCGCTTTCCGGACGACTATCCCAAGCGGGAGAACGGTCTGGAGCAGCTGTCCCAGATCGCCTCCGGGTATTCGGATCTGGAGCTCTTCCTTTCCGATCTGAGCCTGGAGAATCCGGAGCAGCTGGGCCGCAGGCAGGTCAAGGAGAATGTGTTGACCTTGTCCACGGTGCACTCGGCCAAAGGGCTGGAGTGGAGCGCGGTGATCGTCCTCGATCTGGTCGAGGACCGTTTTCCGTCCAAGCACGCGCTTATGGACATGGAGGGCATGGAGGAGGAGCGGCGCCTGTTCTATGTGGCCTGCACCCGGGCCAAGGAGTACCTGGGTCTGTCCATGCCCGAGTCCCTGTTCAACCGCTTTCAGGGCCGGAGTGAACCGGCCCGGCCCAGCCCGTTCGTCCAGGAGTTCACTGCCGGATCCTACGAGGAGCTGCGGGAGAACTACACCGGGGGGATGATTCCTCCCGGAGACAAGAAACAGAGGCAGGAGCAGACACAACCGCAGGAGTCCGGTGAGCCCCAGCCTGTCTCCGGCCATTGCCGGCACAAGGTCTTCGGCCAGGGCAAGGTCTTAAGCTTCATCCCGCCCAATAAATATAAGGTCAACTTCCCAGGATTCGGCCTGAAGGTCATCATCGGAGACTACCTGCAGTTCGAGGAAGCTGGGTAG
- the malQ gene encoding 4-alpha-glucanotransferase, with amino-acid sequence MNRRGSGLILHITSLPSPFGIGDLGPGAYRAVDFMHRAGQAFWQILPLTPTSGINGHSPYSSISAFAGNTLLISPELLAEDGLISLTDLPQAPADPSTVDYTAAEESKQNLVHMAHAALPAYPGLQDEFHRFCLREKNWLDDFALFCVAKEACGRDCWNQWPRELRDRDAQALDDLARERGVEIERIKFGQFLFFRQWAGLKKYTNHKGIQIIGDLPIYVSFDSAEVWAQPEQFKLDEQGTPVTVAGVPPDYFSSTGQLWGNPVYDWERMEDTGFAWWIQRLQHTFSLYDIVRIDHFRGFVGYWEVPYAEETAVNGWWTEAPAIRFFRTLLTRFPCLPIIAEDLGEITPDVREVMHLFNFPGMKVLVFAFYEDNPLHPFLPHTYERNCVAYTGTHDTNTVLGWLQNETDQQTRQRLYRYLGRELPDRQVPWELVRLAMGSVADKAVFPLQDLLGLNADSRMNLPSTTQANWAWRARPEELSPDLADALADMAAAYGRT; translated from the coding sequence ATGAACCGACGCGGCAGCGGACTCATCCTGCACATTACCTCCTTGCCCTCCCCTTTCGGAATCGGCGACCTGGGACCCGGCGCCTACCGGGCCGTGGACTTCATGCACCGGGCCGGTCAGGCCTTCTGGCAGATCCTGCCCCTGACCCCCACATCCGGAATCAACGGCCATTCCCCGTACAGCAGCATCTCCGCCTTTGCCGGAAATACCCTGCTGATCAGTCCGGAACTCCTGGCCGAGGATGGACTCATCTCCTTGACCGATCTGCCCCAAGCCCCCGCCGACCCGTCCACGGTGGATTACACTGCCGCGGAAGAGAGCAAGCAGAACCTTGTGCACATGGCCCATGCCGCCCTGCCGGCCTATCCCGGCCTCCAGGACGAGTTTCACCGCTTCTGTCTCCGGGAGAAAAACTGGCTGGATGACTTCGCTTTATTCTGCGTGGCCAAGGAGGCCTGCGGACGGGACTGCTGGAATCAGTGGCCCCGGGAGCTTCGGGACCGGGATGCTCAGGCCCTGGACGATCTGGCCCGGGAGCGGGGGGTGGAGATAGAGAGGATCAAGTTCGGACAGTTCCTTTTTTTCCGTCAATGGGCCGGGCTAAAAAAATACACGAATCACAAGGGAATCCAAATCATCGGCGATCTGCCCATTTACGTCAGCTTTGACAGCGCCGAGGTCTGGGCCCAGCCGGAGCAGTTCAAGCTCGACGAGCAGGGTACTCCGGTCACCGTGGCCGGGGTTCCGCCGGACTACTTCAGCTCCACCGGGCAGCTGTGGGGCAACCCGGTCTATGACTGGGAGCGGATGGAAGACACCGGCTTTGCCTGGTGGATCCAGCGCCTGCAGCACACCTTTTCCCTCTACGACATCGTGCGCATCGATCACTTTCGGGGATTTGTCGGCTACTGGGAGGTCCCCTACGCAGAAGAAACCGCGGTCAACGGCTGGTGGACCGAGGCCCCGGCCATCCGTTTCTTCCGCACCCTGCTCACCCGCTTTCCCTGCCTGCCCATCATTGCCGAGGACCTGGGGGAGATCACCCCGGATGTCCGGGAGGTCATGCACCTGTTCAACTTTCCGGGCATGAAGGTCTTGGTCTTCGCCTTTTACGAGGACAATCCCCTGCACCCCTTCCTGCCGCACACCTATGAGCGGAACTGCGTGGCCTACACCGGAACCCACGACACGAACACGGTTCTGGGCTGGCTGCAGAACGAGACCGACCAGCAGACCAGGCAGCGCCTGTACCGCTATCTGGGCCGGGAGCTTCCGGACCGCCAGGTCCCCTGGGAGCTGGTCCGCCTGGCCATGGGCTCAGTGGCTGACAAGGCCGTTTTCCCCCTTCAGGATCTCTTGGGACTGAACGCGGACAGCAGAATGAACCTGCCCAGCACCACCCAGGCCAACTGGGCCTGGCGGGCCCGGCCCGAGGAACTGAGCCCGGACCTGGCCGATGCCCTGGCAGACATGGCCGCCGCCTACGGGCGGACATAG
- the treZ gene encoding malto-oligosyltrehalose trehalohydrolase, with protein sequence MISPPSNPLPREISMICGAHYLGDSRCRFTVWAPFREHMEVTILDPEQDRIVPLQPAGQGYWQAVISGVPPGSLYRYRLDRELERPDPASNSQPQGVHGPSRVVDHRAFAWEDRDWTGIFHSELVLYELHIGTFTPEGTCQAIIPRLDQLKKLGITALSLMPVAQCPGERNWGYDGVFPYAVSQAYGGCQGLKELVNACHRSGLAVILDVVYNHLGPEGNYLRDFGPYFTSAYATPWGEAINFDQAYSEPVRRFFLDNALYWAEHFHIDGLRLDAIHAIMDQSPHPFLQELSKEMEAMGQNLGKPISIIAESDLNDAKVLRPRSQGGFGHQAQWTDDFHHSLHAVLTGEDQGYYQDFGRLQDLQKSMENGYVYTWQYSNFRKRRHGTPNSECRGEQFVIYSQTHDQVGNRMLGERLSRLVDFEALKLAAGCMLCSPFVPMLFMGQEYAEPAPFLYFVHHSDPDLVEAVRRGRAEEFKDFQWAGTPPDPQDEKTFLDSKLNWDLCSTGQHAQMLALYQELFRLRRTLPPLRVLDKDRVQADTWNDDTVLTVLRWYRGQDILFIGNFSGRKQTWTARVPRGARNLLLDSSREEWAGPGGLAPAVLGHTTQISLMPWSFVLYAGG encoded by the coding sequence ATGATCAGTCCCCCGAGCAACCCTCTACCCAGGGAAATATCCATGATCTGCGGTGCGCATTATCTGGGAGACTCAAGGTGCAGGTTCACGGTCTGGGCCCCGTTTCGGGAGCATATGGAGGTCACAATCCTGGACCCGGAGCAGGACCGCATCGTGCCCCTGCAGCCTGCCGGTCAGGGATATTGGCAGGCCGTGATCTCCGGGGTTCCCCCGGGAAGCCTGTATCGCTACCGCCTGGACCGGGAACTGGAACGGCCGGACCCGGCCTCCAACTCCCAGCCCCAGGGCGTGCACGGTCCCTCCCGGGTTGTTGATCACCGGGCCTTTGCCTGGGAGGACCGGGATTGGACCGGGATTTTTCACTCCGAGCTCGTCCTCTACGAGCTGCACATCGGGACCTTCACTCCGGAGGGGACCTGCCAAGCAATCATCCCCCGGCTGGACCAGCTCAAAAAGCTGGGGATCACCGCCCTGTCCCTGATGCCCGTGGCCCAGTGCCCGGGGGAACGGAACTGGGGCTACGACGGGGTCTTTCCCTATGCCGTCAGCCAGGCCTACGGCGGATGCCAGGGCTTGAAGGAGCTGGTCAACGCCTGCCACCGTTCGGGTCTGGCCGTGATCCTGGATGTCGTCTACAACCACCTGGGCCCGGAAGGCAATTATCTACGCGACTTCGGTCCCTACTTTACCTCGGCCTACGCCACTCCCTGGGGGGAGGCGATCAACTTCGATCAGGCCTATTCCGAACCGGTCCGCCGCTTTTTCCTGGACAACGCCCTGTACTGGGCGGAACACTTCCATATCGACGGCCTGCGCCTGGATGCGATACACGCCATAATGGACCAGAGCCCACATCCGTTTCTGCAGGAGCTGAGCAAGGAAATGGAGGCCATGGGCCAGAACCTGGGCAAGCCGATCTCCATCATTGCCGAGAGCGACTTAAACGACGCCAAGGTCCTGCGGCCCAGGTCCCAGGGAGGCTTCGGCCACCAGGCCCAGTGGACGGACGATTTCCACCACAGTCTGCACGCCGTGCTCACCGGCGAGGATCAGGGATATTATCAGGATTTCGGCCGCCTGCAGGATTTGCAGAAAAGCATGGAGAACGGCTATGTCTACACCTGGCAGTACTCCAACTTCCGCAAGCGGAGACACGGAACCCCAAACAGCGAGTGCCGGGGAGAGCAGTTCGTCATCTACTCCCAGACCCACGACCAGGTGGGCAACCGCATGCTGGGCGAGCGCCTCAGCCGGCTGGTGGACTTCGAGGCCCTGAAGCTGGCCGCCGGGTGCATGCTCTGCTCCCCGTTCGTGCCCATGCTGTTCATGGGCCAGGAGTACGCGGAGCCTGCTCCCTTCCTGTATTTCGTCCACCATTCCGATCCGGACCTGGTGGAGGCCGTGCGCCGCGGACGGGCCGAAGAATTCAAGGACTTTCAGTGGGCAGGCACGCCCCCGGATCCTCAGGATGAAAAAACATTCTTGGACTCAAAGCTCAATTGGGACCTATGTTCTACAGGCCAACATGCCCAAATGCTGGCCCTTTACCAAGAGCTCTTTCGCCTCCGTCGCACCCTTCCCCCGCTGCGGGTCCTGGACAAGGACCGGGTCCAGGCCGACACCTGGAACGATGACACCGTGCTCACCGTCCTTCGCTGGTATCGGGGACAGGATATCCTGTTCATCGGCAATTTCTCCGGCCGAAAGCAGACCTGGACCGCCAGAGTTCCAAGGGGGGCTCGGAACCTGCTTTTGGACTCCAGCCGGGAAGAATGGGCCGGTCCCGGCGGCCTGGCCCCGGCAGTATTAGGGCATACAACCCAGATTTCCCTCATGCCCTGGAGTTTTGTGCTGTATGCCGGCGGCTGA
- the glgB gene encoding 1,4-alpha-glucan branching protein GlgB, whose amino-acid sequence MTETVYTDISRFSELDIYLFKKGSHYRLFDKLGSHPMHREGMPGTYFAVWAPNAEAVSVIGDFNAWDTSSHPLACRPDGSGIWEGFLPRVEAGTVYKYHIISAMSEYRMDKADPFARLWEVPPQTGTRVWSPRYTWQDQAWMDKRSKHNALDAPMSIYEVHLGSWARRPDGEFLSYQEVAESLGRYVREMGFTHVEFLPLMEHPFYGSWGYQCLGFFAPSSRYGTPEDFMALIDHLHSLDIGVILDWVPSHFPNDGNGLAYFDGTHLFEHADPRQGFHPEWKSCIFNYSRNEVRSFLISSALYWLETFHVDGLRVDAVASMLYLDYGREDGEWIPNKYGGRENLPAIDFIRTLNQELYTNFPDIQIIAEESTSWPMVTRPPYAGGLGFGLKWNMGWMHDSLEYMAQDPIYRRYHQNKLTFALWYAFTENFLLPLSHDEVVYGKGSLLGKMPGDQWQQFANLRLLFGYMYTFPGKKLVFMGGEFGQRQEWYHEEPLHWELLEHESHSALRTWMRDLNHLYRREPGLHSAELESAGFEWADFSDWENSVISYLRMDREHNEQLLVVCNFTPVPREDYRLGVTRAGTWDEIANSDALEYGGSGMGNLGLVESEPIAAHGRSHSLSLTLPPLAMVVLKHRTSSGESAHTW is encoded by the coding sequence ATGACCGAGACTGTGTATACCGATATCAGCCGCTTTTCCGAGCTGGACATCTACCTGTTCAAGAAAGGCAGCCACTACCGCCTGTTTGACAAGCTGGGATCCCACCCCATGCACCGGGAAGGGATGCCGGGGACCTACTTCGCGGTCTGGGCCCCGAATGCGGAGGCGGTCTCGGTCATCGGGGACTTCAACGCCTGGGACACCTCCAGCCATCCCCTGGCCTGCCGCCCGGACGGCTCAGGGATCTGGGAAGGCTTTCTGCCCAGAGTGGAGGCCGGAACGGTGTATAAATACCACATCATCTCGGCCATGAGCGAATACCGGATGGACAAGGCCGACCCCTTCGCCCGGCTCTGGGAGGTCCCGCCCCAGACCGGAACCAGGGTCTGGTCCCCCAGGTACACCTGGCAGGATCAGGCCTGGATGGACAAGCGAAGCAAACACAATGCCCTTGACGCCCCCATGTCCATCTACGAGGTCCATCTCGGGTCCTGGGCCAGGCGCCCGGACGGGGAGTTCCTTTCCTATCAGGAGGTGGCCGAAAGCCTGGGCCGCTATGTCCGGGAAATGGGCTTCACTCACGTGGAGTTCCTCCCGCTCATGGAGCATCCCTTCTACGGCTCCTGGGGCTACCAATGCCTGGGGTTTTTCGCTCCCAGCTCCAGATACGGCACGCCCGAGGACTTCATGGCCCTGATCGACCATCTGCACAGCCTGGACATCGGGGTCATCCTGGACTGGGTCCCTTCCCATTTCCCCAATGACGGGAATGGACTGGCCTACTTCGACGGCACCCATCTCTTTGAACACGCCGACCCCAGACAGGGCTTTCATCCGGAATGGAAAAGCTGCATTTTCAACTACAGCCGAAACGAAGTCCGCTCCTTTCTCATCTCCAGCGCCCTGTACTGGTTGGAAACCTTCCATGTGGACGGGCTGCGGGTGGATGCCGTGGCCTCCATGCTCTATTTGGACTATGGCCGAGAAGACGGGGAATGGATCCCCAACAAGTACGGCGGGCGGGAGAACCTGCCGGCCATCGATTTCATCCGCACCCTGAACCAGGAGCTGTACACCAATTTTCCGGATATCCAGATCATCGCCGAGGAATCGACCTCCTGGCCAATGGTCACCCGTCCGCCCTATGCCGGGGGGCTGGGGTTCGGCCTGAAATGGAACATGGGTTGGATGCACGACTCCCTGGAGTATATGGCCCAGGACCCCATCTACCGCCGCTATCACCAGAACAAGCTGACCTTCGCCCTGTGGTACGCCTTTACCGAGAACTTTCTCCTGCCCCTGTCCCACGACGAGGTGGTCTACGGCAAGGGCTCCCTGCTGGGCAAGATGCCCGGCGACCAGTGGCAGCAGTTCGCCAACCTGCGCCTGTTGTTCGGCTACATGTACACTTTTCCCGGCAAGAAGCTGGTCTTCATGGGCGGAGAGTTCGGTCAGCGGCAGGAGTGGTATCATGAAGAGCCCCTGCACTGGGAGCTTTTGGAGCACGAATCCCACTCTGCCCTGCGAACCTGGATGCGGGACCTGAACCATCTCTACCGCCGGGAGCCTGGCCTGCATTCAGCGGAGCTGGAGTCCGCCGGCTTCGAATGGGCGGATTTTTCGGACTGGGAGAACTCGGTGATCAGCTACCTGCGCATGGACCGGGAACACAACGAGCAGCTCCTGGTGGTCTGCAACTTCACCCCGGTGCCCAGAGAGGACTACAGGCTCGGCGTGACCAGGGCCGGAACCTGGGATGAAATAGCCAACAGCGACGCCCTGGAATATGGAGGCAGCGGGATGGGCAACCTCGGCTTGGTGGAATCAGAGCCGATTGCCGCCCACGGCCGCAGCCATTCCCTTAGCCTGACCCTGCCCCCCCTGGCCATGGTCGTGCTCAAGCACCGGACCTCGTCCGGCGAATCAGCTCATACGTGGTGA